Below is a window of Pagrus major chromosome 21, Pma_NU_1.0 DNA.
tgtttttttgttcatgaaTACCCTGATCTGATTTGGTTTGGTCCAACAGTAAATTCCTATTTTTTCTGGTttatctttattgaaacagccGAAATATAACaaacatatgaaataaaatgaaataaaatgaaccgTAGCAAAAAAGAACGGAATAAAATAAGCAAATACAATGGTAGCAGAGACCTTACATACAaatccataagtgaataaataaaaatatatatataatatacataaacTTAAGAATTTTATCGTAGTGCATATAATTTACCAAAAtataagatttttttaatgcttttttacTGCAGTtatgggatgtaactaagtacattaactcaagtactgtacttaagtagaattttgatgtacttgtattttacttgagtatttccattttctgctactttatactttgaCTCCATTAAATCTTGGagtcaaatattgtactttttacgccactacatttatttgatcaattTAGTTAGGCTTCTAGTTACTTTGAAGACTGCATGCTGTATGATACGGAAGCCCTagagggccatgcattcatacattttatttcctccgttttcccgtgataacgagttaatttcatttgttttctcgagatctcgagttattatctcgaaataacaactgccattttcccaagataacgggatcattttctcaagataacgggatcattttctcaagatctcgagataacgaaactttgttttcccgagataacgacataattaatttgagatctaTCATATCACAgccattatctcgagatcttgagttattatctcgaaataacaactgccattttcccgagataacgggatcattttctcaagatttcgagataacgaaactttgttttccccaGATAACCATATATTAAATTCGAGATCTATCATATCACAgccattatctcgagatctcgagttaatgatcccgttatctcgggaaaatataattaattcgagatctcaagataatggctgtgatatgataggcctgagattatggagacgctcacttagattgcgctgccgatatagctgaagccttgctaaccgtctttttagattacgcacactaatgtgtatattatctgtaatagcaaggcataatgctatttcagcctgtgtcaggccttgattgaaaagatatgtgatgcggtgatcgatatgctcctgctcctctgacattgctacactgaataatgtttcctgcaatgatttaatatactacactgtcgttttgttttctcaagatctcaaattaattatatcgttatctcgggaaaacaaagtttagtTATgtcgagatctcaagaaaattatctcgttatctcgggaaaatggcagttgttatttcaagataataactcgagatctcgagaaaacaaatgaaattaactcgttatctcgggaaaacggaggaaataaaatgtttgaatgcatggccctttagggcttccatactTTAGGGCTTCAGTAGTATGAGATCCAAAGTAgagtttttaaattaattaattttattagcaaacagatatgttttttttttaaaaaaaaaaaaaaaaaagaagagagaaagaggtgtgAGGAAATGTTGACTTAAATTTTATTTAGTAACACTCATCTAACCTACTGATGCATTTCATAAAAATTAATGAGGTTATTACaaagttttgtaaaaaaaaaaaatttactttATCCTGCAGGTGCGTTCATTGGCCACCAGGTGGCGCAGTCTCCATTTCAAAAGGGGCTTTGGTAGAGGAAAAGTACAGCTGACTTCCTCAGGGGGAAAACACAGGAGCATTTCCGAGAAGTGTCAGCACATGTGTCCCTTCAGGGGGGGttcattgtattttattattaagtGGAATgatgttaataacttttgattaCAGGGTAAGTAAACTCAATAGACTACGTTATACAGACTCTTCAATGtcatacattaataaacacactgtttatacTTTATACTCTCAACATATATCAATAATAAACCACCTGTTTATAAAGAGTTACTTGTTATCCACACAGTGTTTATTCCTTTGTGTATGTTCAGTACATAGAAACGATTTGACGTGTGTAGATAGATTGTTGTCCAGCTAAACTGTATGTTTAAGTTTATTTAAGCTTGTAATCTCTGGTTAATTGTGCCTCAAATCAAGAGCTACTAAGCAGATTTGTCAACTTTGCACATGTTAACTGGGGTCATAGGTAATGAAATCCcaatatgacaaagaaaagcagtcaTTACGCAGACAGGCAGGCGCCAACAAATGTCTGGCAAAAAAAACGGATCGACTGATTGACTGGTCTATCGAAACAGCCGCCAGACGACAAATTAAATAATTGCTCTACTGTCAAAATACTCACTTATAAAGTTGATTCAGAAGCTGTgtcacacattacacacacacacacacacaaatcagtgGCGTCCTCATGCTGCCTGCATTAAGTCATTAAGTACACCAGGTATGATAACACCTGCCAATTTAAGTTATAAATGTGGTGAGAggccaaaaatacatttgaatacatGTCTGAAGGAGTGTGTTGCTTTTGTTTGGGTGGTTTTCCATCCACTGCAACATTTTCATCACATATTATTTAAGATATCTGACCACTTTTGAAACCAGTGGTGAATAGCACAATAACTCAAggactgtacttaagtacaactgTGATagttgtacttgagtatttccttttctgctactttatagaGTACTTATACTTCACTGCGCTTCAGGATtgttactccactacatttactcCACTCTCTTTTCTGATTAAAGACATATTAAACAAGAGTATATAAATAATGTCAATGAGCTTCACTATGACCATtgatttttactcaagtactgttcgtattggtgacttttacttttctcaaagtaatattttaacacaatatctttacttttactcaagtataacttttgagtacttttacaacactgagtaACTAATGACccattaatattataataagaGGGAACATTCATTAACTGTTCATGCTTAAAAACATTCTGTACTTTATGATGatttcatgttaatgtgtcaATAACAACAGTGATGGAacgtaactaagtacatttacttacatactgttcttaagtaggcctacaattttgaggtacttgtacttgagtatttacattttctgctactttttacttccacCACTCCACATTTTGGAGTCAAGTATTGCACcctttactccactacactcCACTAAGTTATTTTGCAGATCGcattctgcatcagagccaaagaagtacattttgaaatgtaattattttatctacaattcaatttaaaaaacaaaacacgacTGATACCGTGATTCGGAGTCATGCTGAATATGGGATCCTAAATACTCTAGACCCCTAGTAAACAGGCTATatgcaaaatatatttatgatttaCTTTTAGTTATATTTCTGATactttggagaagaaattcaaactcagaattatgATATTTACAAcataaatgaggtaataataaatgtgttttgcaataactgaataaacaagctgttctcagagggaaataagccccccctgaacactgtttgaagctagaaaggtggcagggtccgccacatataaacaaagtaaaacagtatgaaatagtgttgtcctttaaggtcagtttgtttattctgtttgtttaggcatcaagtaaatcagtcaatgaagatcacTCAAGATCACAAgattactcaagtacttttaaCAAGACCTGTGCTTCCATGCGTattggagtattttcacagggtaatattgctacttttattcaagtaaatGATCTCCCAGGACTGTTTGAGGCAGAGATCATAGAGAAAATTAATCCTAATCCAAGACACCCAGCGGCTGCAGTATGTAAACAACTGTGAGCCATTCATACAGTCGTAGTAAGAAGTGGGTGTCAGGAGCAGCACGCCCCTCTCTCCTCAAATGGGAAGTTAAGGCACACCACGTGACCTCCGTTTTGCCTTGACTGGCTCGTGAGAGGGCGGCACGTGTGACGTCAGCGGGCAAACGATACAAAACACTCCGCGAAAGTAGAGATGCCTCAGagaagtgtgtgagtgttttcaaTGACAGGAGCCTGACAGTCAACACCCAgggataaaaaaacaacaaaacaaaacttttttaaaaagaaaaggcagaaaggcGCGTGCAGAGAGAGTGAAGTTGTTGTTGTGCTGTCACACTTGTGGGTTCACTTTTTCACACCTTTATTTCCTTCCTTCACCACGTGGATTCATGTGTGACATATACAGCCTGGACTCTCACTGCGTGTCTCCACGATGCAACATGAGTTGGGCGATGGAGCCTGCTAACTTCTACGAGAGCACCAAGCTGGGTGGCCCGCAGCAGGGGGGCTGCAAGCCGGGCAGCAGGGGCGACGGCGCGGCCGAGGACGGCACCATGGTGGAGCTGAGCACCGCCCCTGCCATGTACGACGACGAGAGCGCCATCGACTTCAGCCAGTACATCGAGTCCATGACAGCCGTGCCGAACCTGGAGCTGTGCAACGACGAGCTCTTCCTCGACCTGTTCAACACTGTGAAGCAGGAGAAGGTGGATTTCTACACCATGCAGAGCTCCGTGCAGCCCGGCGGCATGCAGCAGCTGTCAGCCGCCtacacagcagagaggagagcggaCGGCATGATGGAGAAGGGGGCGTTCAACGCGCCCATCAAGCAGGAGTCCGACTGGAGCGACAGCGACATGTCCTCATCTCTGCCCTCACAGATCGAGACCTGCGCCCAGACCTCCGTCAGCCTCCCCACGGGGCAGCCGACTCCCCCCACCACCCCGGAGCCCGTCTCCTCCAACGTGAGCTCGGCCAAGTCCTCCCCGCGGAAGATGGGGAGGGAGAAGTCGAAGAAGTCGGTGGACAGGTTCAGCATGGAGTACCGACAGAGGCGAGAGAGGAATAACATTGCAGTGAGGAAAAGCAGGGACAAAGCCAAGATGCGCAACTTGGAGATGCAACAGAAGTTGCTTGAACTGAGCTCAGAGAACGACAGGCTTCATAAAACCATCGAGCAGCTAACCAGAGAGCTCACCGGGCTCAGAGATTTCTTCAAGCAGATGCCCAACTCCTCCTTTGCGGGCTCCTCTAATGCAGAGAGCCGGTGACAGACTCATTAATCCTATGAACTGAGTTTTAGGAGACATACCTCAACAGACTTCTTGTTTTTACCATCTGTACCAGATGTATTTTAAGCTTACCATAATGGCACTGGAAAATATATGATGTTGCTGCCATATTTTTGTGggattttttctctctgtattaaattattttaccaCTGCATTTACATGATGTTATACCTGATATGGTACATGTTTTATAATTCCAAACTTTGTATAAGAGCCAGAGCATGATCTTTTATATAGTTTGTATGAAACCTTGAAAATATTTGTTATGGAATCTATAATAAAAATTGctgaaaatgtgcagaaatCGCCCGGTCTGTGAGTGCTCTTTTGCATAGAGAGGTTAAGTTGTGTCGAGGGGAGTGTGCTCTCACAAGAAGTGCAACAGGAAATAGAAAGTTAAGTCAGCAAAAATACAGCTTTTATTGACACATATTGTCAGTACTCTTAAATACAGAGGGAGATGAGTTGAAAAATAAGTTTCTTTCCGCTTCCAAAATCTGTTTACAGTCAAAAAGTCACAACCCCATCTGATGAACCACGTGGGCTGCTTTGACACACTGCATGCCACTGGTCTACCCTTGGGCTGTCAACTCCTGGTCCACAGGCTCACATATCATTAACACAAACAAGACCTTGTCTTCTTGCAGCCCAGCACAGCCTGAAGCTGTCAGGGAGGCCTTcagagggggggtggggggtggggggctgAACTGGCTCAGACCAACAAGTCCTAGTGTGCAGATCCTTGGAGCCAGCTGAAGCCTGAGGATTGATATCATCGCCCTGACAAGCCTCACAGGCTGATCTCTTCCAGGCCGATCCAGAGGGCAGGTTTCCTGGTGACGACTCTGACGTACACGGCGAGGGGACCTATCTCTTTTCCCAGGACATTCTCCACATCGTAACCTGGGAACTGAAACATACAAATTTAAAACACACTACTTGTTGAGACTGTTGTAGGTCCCTAAAACCTTCTTCCACTACCTGCACACACGGAAAAAAAAACCACTTGCAAGATTTTTAATCTGATTACGCTGCAAGATTGTTTGAGTGCACTCAAGGCCCTGACCTTTGCACATTGATCAGCGGTATTTCTTGTTTATTCTGCACTCATCAGTTCCCCAGTTAAAGAGCATTAACGCTTGCATAAAGATTTAGAACAACTCCACCATCTTCATGcaaacttaaaaacatcacTAAATACAGGAGGTGGCGGAAgattatgtcattattttggCAGCAAATTCCTTCAACTGTCAATGAACAGCATGACTCTGGGATTTCTATTGTtcagcacagaaaaggctgaCATGTACAGATGACTGTGCTTTCAGGAACATATTGACGGAAGATCAATGCACCGTGCAGTTCAGCCCCGGCGTTATGTAACCGTTTGTAAAACGCTAACCTACCTCAGTGCCCTCCAGTGCTGCAGTGTTCAGGATGGACATGATCGTCTTTTGCTGCAGCTGTCGGAGAGATAAAGAAGGTGGTGGCCCGTTAATGTCCTTTTAATCATCGtcttaatattgtaaatacaaatgCAGTGCTAACATACTGTGCTCGCTGGTGAGTCACAGTCTGATAGAATGGGTTAAATTATAAATCGGCTGATAAGAAGAACACTGATAGTTTTATCACTTTGGCTCACTTTGTTTTCTGATAAAGTCGAGACAGGTTTTATGTAATAAAAATGGCGTCATGCAGATGCACATAGAGTGCAGAATTTTACTTCCTGGACCTTTTgatgtgaaaattaattttttatCGTTATGAGCCTAAGTCTAGACAGAGGTTTGTAGCAGTCCACCCACTCTGAAGACAAGCTTCTCTGATCACTGCTTCAACCAGAGCTGAGTGATATGGCCATAAATCTCCATATTtaaaaatctcctcaaaagaACTTTATAAATGCCCGGACAtgctgacaaaatcaaatatcactaTATTTTTTACTTAATACTTCAATATCAATTTTGTAGGtatgactattggtactttcacaaaatgtggatataatgactaagtgggtaaaggcaaatATGACATCACAATGCTTAGCGGCGGTGCTAAAACAGGGGATAATGACCTGTTGTCTCCCTAGTAAACATATCAACCgcacatgtataaatgctcacAATGGCATAGGCCACTTGTGTAGGTTATGGCACAGCCTACGTGCAACTATAAATCGGCCTTCagacgatatatagtctcatatcatcataacaatataataatcaGTATGTTGACTTGGCCTACACTACAACCATCAGGAGATTAGCTTAGCACGAAGGCTAATAACAGAGGGAAACAGATAGCCTGGCTCCGTCCAAAGGTAACCAAATCGGACAGTTAACACCCCTAAAGTGTGGGAGAAGTTGCCAGGAAGTCACTGGAGACTCACAGAAGTTACTGGTCCCAACCAAGAAATAGTCTGACACATAAACCCCGAAAATCGTCACTCTCGTGCTCTGgcttttgtacagattaaacaaaagagatataacatgttaacgAGTGGACTTTAAAGGCgccgttgtttttttttctggcagtTTCCCCTCGTTTCCAGTCATTTtgcgaagctaagctaactagctactgGTAATAGCCTCATATATACTGTCCAGACATGAGattggtatcaatcttctcatctaatgcGCAAAGGgcttttctaaaaatgttgaactattcctttaaaaagatTCACTTTACACATTGTAAGACAA
It encodes the following:
- the cebpd gene encoding CCAAT/enhancer-binding protein delta yields the protein MCDIYSLDSHCVSPRCNMSWAMEPANFYESTKLGGPQQGGCKPGSRGDGAAEDGTMVELSTAPAMYDDESAIDFSQYIESMTAVPNLELCNDELFLDLFNTVKQEKVDFYTMQSSVQPGGMQQLSAAYTAERRADGMMEKGAFNAPIKQESDWSDSDMSSSLPSQIETCAQTSVSLPTGQPTPPTTPEPVSSNVSSAKSSPRKMGREKSKKSVDRFSMEYRQRRERNNIAVRKSRDKAKMRNLEMQQKLLELSSENDRLHKTIEQLTRELTGLRDFFKQMPNSSFAGSSNAESR